A DNA window from Pogona vitticeps strain Pit_001003342236 chromosome 2, PviZW2.1, whole genome shotgun sequence contains the following coding sequences:
- the SUV39H1 gene encoding histone-lysine N-methyltransferase SUV39H1 isoform X1, which produces MAENLKACHVCCKSTWPQLQDLCRLEKVCCPPLGITRKNLFDFEVEYLCDYRRIRDEEYYLVKWRGYPESENTWEPRKNLRCISILKQFHWDLEQALIRRGGKLRKNIRLLDQSISNYLVQKAKQRKALQQWEDELNAKRNHKGRIVVENEVDLDGPPRDFVYINEYKVGEGITLNQVAVGCECSDCLSEAVGGCCPGASRHKFAYNELGQVKIKAGLPIYECNFRCSCGMDCPNRVVQKGIRYDLCIFRTSNGRGWGVRTLEKIRKNSFVMEYVGEIITSEEAERRGQVYDRQGATYLFDLDYVEDVYTVDAAYYGNISHFVNHSCNPNLQVYNVFIENLDERLPRIAFFATRSIRVGEELTFDYNMQVDPVNAESTKMDSNFVIAGSLAGSPKKRMRIECKCGTESCRKYLF; this is translated from the exons aTGGCGGAAAATTTAAAAG CCTGCCATGTTTGCTGCAAGTCTACTTGGCCCCAGCTCCAGGATTTATGTCGTTTGGAAAAGGTGTGCTGCCCTCCCTTGGGCATTACCAGAAAAAACCTGTTTGATTTTGAAGTGGAATATCTGTGTGACTACAGGAGAATCCGA GATGAGGAGTACTACCTGGTGAAGTGGCGGGGCTACCCGGAATCAGAGAACACCTGGGAGCCCAGAAAGAACCTTCGCTGTATCAGTATACTGAAACAGTTCCATTGGGACCTAGAGCAGGCTTTGATCCGGCGAGGAGGCAAGCTCAGAAAAAATATACGCTTGCTCGACCAAAGCATCTCTAACTACTTGGTGCAGAAAGCCAAACAGCGGAAGGCCTTGCAACAGTGGGAGGATGAACTTAATGCCAAACGCAACCACAAGGGACGCATCGTGGTAGAAAACGAGGTGGACTTGGATGGGCCTCCCCGGGATTTTGTCTACATTAATGAATACAAGGTTGGGGAAGGCATTACTCTCAACCAGGTGGCTGTGGGCTGTGAGTGCTCAGACTGTCTGTCAGAAGCAGTGGGAGGTTGCTGTCCTGGTGCCTCACGCCACAAATTTGCCTATAATGAGCTGGGCCAAGTGAAAATCAAGGCTGGCTTGCCCATCTACGAGTGCAATTTTCGCTGCAGCTGTGGGATGGACTGCCCCAACCGCGTGGTACAGAAAGGCATTCGTTACGACCTTTGCATTTTCCGAACATCTAATGGACGTGGCTGGGGTGTGCGCACCCTGGAGAAGATCCGCAAGAACAGCTTTGTCATGGAATATGTGGGAGAG ATCATCACATCAGAGGAAGCCGAACGACGGGGTCAGGTATATGACCGGCAGGGTGCCACTTACTTGTTTGACCTGGACTATGTAGAAGATGTATACACGGTGGATGCTGCCTATTATGGGAACATTTCACATTTTGTTAATCACAGT TGCAACCCTAACCTACAGGTGTACAATGTCTTCATTGAAAATCTGGATGAGCGTCTGCCCCGCATTGCCTTCTTTGCGACTCGATCTATTCGTGTTGGTGAGGAACTTACCTTTGATTACAACATGCAAG TGGATCCAGTAAATGCAGAAAGCACAAAGATGGACTCTAATTTTGTTATAGCAGGAAGTCTAGCTGGTTCACCGAAGAAGCGGATGCGCATTGAGTGTAAATGTGGCACAGAATCATGCCGGAAATACCTCTTCTAG
- the SUV39H1 gene encoding histone-lysine N-methyltransferase SUV39H1 isoform X2, producing MHIRGACHVCCKSTWPQLQDLCRLEKVCCPPLGITRKNLFDFEVEYLCDYRRIRDEEYYLVKWRGYPESENTWEPRKNLRCISILKQFHWDLEQALIRRGGKLRKNIRLLDQSISNYLVQKAKQRKALQQWEDELNAKRNHKGRIVVENEVDLDGPPRDFVYINEYKVGEGITLNQVAVGCECSDCLSEAVGGCCPGASRHKFAYNELGQVKIKAGLPIYECNFRCSCGMDCPNRVVQKGIRYDLCIFRTSNGRGWGVRTLEKIRKNSFVMEYVGEIITSEEAERRGQVYDRQGATYLFDLDYVEDVYTVDAAYYGNISHFVNHSCNPNLQVYNVFIENLDERLPRIAFFATRSIRVGEELTFDYNMQVDPVNAESTKMDSNFVIAGSLAGSPKKRMRIECKCGTESCRKYLF from the exons ATGCATATAAGGGGAG CCTGCCATGTTTGCTGCAAGTCTACTTGGCCCCAGCTCCAGGATTTATGTCGTTTGGAAAAGGTGTGCTGCCCTCCCTTGGGCATTACCAGAAAAAACCTGTTTGATTTTGAAGTGGAATATCTGTGTGACTACAGGAGAATCCGA GATGAGGAGTACTACCTGGTGAAGTGGCGGGGCTACCCGGAATCAGAGAACACCTGGGAGCCCAGAAAGAACCTTCGCTGTATCAGTATACTGAAACAGTTCCATTGGGACCTAGAGCAGGCTTTGATCCGGCGAGGAGGCAAGCTCAGAAAAAATATACGCTTGCTCGACCAAAGCATCTCTAACTACTTGGTGCAGAAAGCCAAACAGCGGAAGGCCTTGCAACAGTGGGAGGATGAACTTAATGCCAAACGCAACCACAAGGGACGCATCGTGGTAGAAAACGAGGTGGACTTGGATGGGCCTCCCCGGGATTTTGTCTACATTAATGAATACAAGGTTGGGGAAGGCATTACTCTCAACCAGGTGGCTGTGGGCTGTGAGTGCTCAGACTGTCTGTCAGAAGCAGTGGGAGGTTGCTGTCCTGGTGCCTCACGCCACAAATTTGCCTATAATGAGCTGGGCCAAGTGAAAATCAAGGCTGGCTTGCCCATCTACGAGTGCAATTTTCGCTGCAGCTGTGGGATGGACTGCCCCAACCGCGTGGTACAGAAAGGCATTCGTTACGACCTTTGCATTTTCCGAACATCTAATGGACGTGGCTGGGGTGTGCGCACCCTGGAGAAGATCCGCAAGAACAGCTTTGTCATGGAATATGTGGGAGAG ATCATCACATCAGAGGAAGCCGAACGACGGGGTCAGGTATATGACCGGCAGGGTGCCACTTACTTGTTTGACCTGGACTATGTAGAAGATGTATACACGGTGGATGCTGCCTATTATGGGAACATTTCACATTTTGTTAATCACAGT TGCAACCCTAACCTACAGGTGTACAATGTCTTCATTGAAAATCTGGATGAGCGTCTGCCCCGCATTGCCTTCTTTGCGACTCGATCTATTCGTGTTGGTGAGGAACTTACCTTTGATTACAACATGCAAG TGGATCCAGTAAATGCAGAAAGCACAAAGATGGACTCTAATTTTGTTATAGCAGGAAGTCTAGCTGGTTCACCGAAGAAGCGGATGCGCATTGAGTGTAAATGTGGCACAGAATCATGCCGGAAATACCTCTTCTAG